The following proteins come from a genomic window of Pyxidicoccus sp. MSG2:
- a CDS encoding cyclic nucleotide-binding domain-containing protein — translation MPRIASTEIIVPKSLSLEARARLTDALYAVHQQIFDGVERESFAKYVVESKAEQTWIQVHKNEAGDIVGYFAMHVFEKPLNGVTTAVFRAEAGSLRAYRGANTNTRFGLSLVLKYMLRHPGRPAYYMGSLVHPSSYALFAKYCGEVWPRREQPVPPQLLAFMDGLATEFGLEKVDAANPLLREVGWRTRESEVERDYWRQCDKPAARYFMEANPGYVNGHGLVTLVPATAANILSVLSVLVGRSLRKPMDALRALARRLPGGAKLRRSEVVRQLRASPLFARFGTQALESLAASAQVMELPAGRYVFRKGDASDELYLLARGAAYVLAENGGGEEGVVNQLGSGTVFGEIAMLGGERRSASVRTAAASTLVRIPRAALLPLLAADAGLRRSVWGTFAERRFDDLVRGMDRYAKLGRKARLGWLQRGEQVELAPRQERLLEPGSYLLVLAGAVELTHAAPRMTARGTMLLEVERPLRVVAQESTQLVVLPRLASPELLLAVETSLPQALPLPRVVLEQPRAAA, via the coding sequence ATGCCCCGTATCGCGAGCACCGAAATCATCGTCCCCAAGTCCCTGTCCCTGGAGGCCCGGGCGCGCCTGACGGACGCGCTGTACGCCGTCCACCAGCAGATCTTCGACGGCGTGGAGCGGGAGTCGTTCGCGAAGTACGTGGTGGAGTCCAAGGCGGAGCAGACCTGGATTCAGGTCCACAAGAACGAGGCGGGCGACATCGTCGGCTACTTCGCGATGCACGTCTTCGAGAAGCCGCTCAACGGCGTGACGACGGCGGTGTTCCGCGCGGAAGCGGGCTCGCTGCGGGCGTACCGGGGGGCGAACACCAACACGCGCTTCGGGCTGTCGCTGGTGCTCAAGTACATGCTGCGGCACCCGGGCCGGCCCGCGTACTACATGGGCTCGCTGGTGCACCCGTCGAGCTACGCGCTGTTCGCCAAGTACTGCGGCGAGGTGTGGCCGCGCCGCGAGCAGCCGGTGCCGCCGCAGCTGCTGGCCTTCATGGACGGGCTGGCCACGGAGTTCGGCCTGGAGAAGGTGGACGCGGCCAACCCGCTGCTGCGCGAGGTGGGCTGGCGCACGCGCGAGTCCGAGGTGGAGCGGGACTACTGGCGCCAGTGCGACAAGCCGGCCGCGCGCTACTTCATGGAGGCCAACCCCGGCTACGTGAACGGGCACGGGCTGGTGACGCTGGTGCCGGCGACGGCGGCCAACATCCTGAGCGTGCTGAGCGTGCTGGTCGGCCGCTCGCTGCGCAAGCCGATGGACGCGCTGCGGGCCCTGGCGCGGCGGCTGCCCGGCGGCGCGAAGCTGCGGCGCTCGGAGGTGGTGCGGCAGCTGAGGGCGTCCCCGCTGTTCGCGCGCTTCGGCACGCAGGCGCTGGAGTCGCTGGCCGCGAGCGCGCAGGTGATGGAGCTGCCCGCGGGCCGCTACGTGTTCCGCAAGGGTGACGCGAGCGACGAGCTGTACCTGCTGGCGCGGGGCGCGGCCTACGTGCTGGCGGAGAACGGCGGGGGCGAGGAGGGGGTGGTGAACCAGCTCGGCAGCGGGACGGTGTTCGGGGAGATTGCGATGCTGGGGGGCGAGCGGCGCTCGGCCTCGGTGCGCACGGCGGCGGCGTCCACGCTGGTGCGGATTCCGCGCGCGGCGCTGCTGCCGCTGCTGGCGGCGGACGCGGGGCTGCGGCGCAGCGTGTGGGGCACCTTCGCGGAGCGGCGCTTCGACGACCTGGTGCGGGGGATGGACCGCTACGCGAAGCTGGGCCGCAAGGCGCGGCTTGGCTGGCTGCAGCGCGGCGAGCAGGTGGAGCTGGCGCCGCGGCAGGAGCGGCTGCTGGAGCCGGGCTCGTACCTGTTGGTGCTGGCGGGCGCGGTGGAGCTGACGCACGCGGCGCCGAGGATGACGGCGCGGGGCACGATGCTGCTGGAGGTGGAGCGCCCGCTGCGCGTGGTGGCGCAGGAGAGCACGCAGCTCGTCGTCCTCCCCCGCCTCGCGTCGCCGGAGCTGCTCCTCGCGGTGGAGACGAGCCTCCCGCAGGCCCTGCCCCTGCCGCGCGTCGTCCTGGAGCAGCCCCGCGCGGCGGCGTGA